The nucleotide sequence AATCGCAAGCATTCGGAACATGTTCAAAGTGGTGGTGATAACCTGCTTGGTACCTTCTGGATCCGCTTCCAGAGTTTTCCAAGGGGCTTTTTCGTCAAAGTATTTGTTGGCGTCATCAGCAAGTCCACGAATTTCACCCAATGCTTTAGCAAAGTCGCGCGCCTCGTAGTGGGCCGCGATGGATTCTGCGGTTTTTTGACCGTGTTCGATCAGCTTTTTGCCTTCCGCATCCGGCACGCTCATTTTGCCGTCCATTTTCTTTTTCAGCATCTGGCCGCCACGGGATCCCAGGTTTGTGATTTTACCCACAAGCTCGGAATTCACACGATTGGTGAAATCTTCCAGATTCAAATCGATATCGTCCACAGAACTCGACAGTTTCGTGGAATAGTAATAACGAAGATACTCGGGGTTCAAATGGTTCAGATAAGTTCTTGCCGCGATGAAAGTCCCTTTGGACTTGGACATTTTCTCGCCGTTGACCATCAAGTGACCATGCACGAACACCTGATTAGGCGAGCGGAATTCCGCAGCCTTCAGGAATGCCGGCCAGAAGATCGTATGGAATCTTGCGATGTCTTTACCGATGAAATGGTAAATTTCACGGTTTGGATCCTGCCAGATGTCTTTAAGGGTTTTACCCTGGGATTTCGCCCATTGCTCGGTGGTGGACATATAGCCCATCGGAGCATCCACCCATACATAGAAGAATTTTTTATTGTTGGTGCCCGGAATCGCAAAACCGAAGTACGGTTCATCACGGGAAATATCCAGATCTTTCAGGTCCTCGTTGAACCACTCCAGCATCTTTTTGGAAATCTCAGAAGAGCAGTGTTTTGGGATCCATTCTTCAAGGTACTGTTTGAAGTCATTCAGTTTGAAGAAAATGCTCTCGGAATCTTTCATCACCGGAGCTGTGCCACACAAAGAACAGTGCACATCTTTCATGTCACTCGGGGAATAAGTCGAAGCACAGACGTCACAGGAATCTCCATACTGTTCCTTGGCGCCGCACTTTGGACAGGTGCCCTTTACGAAGCGGTCCGGCAGGAACATTTTGTCGTGATTGCAGTACATCTGCTGAATCGGCTGGCTGCGGGTGTGATTGCCTTCCTGCATTTTTTTATAGAAGTACTCACAAAGCAGACGGTTTTCTTCTGAGTTGGTGGAGCCAAAGTGTGAGAACTGCACCTGGAAATCAGCAAAGTCCTGCGTGTGCTCTTTATAGCTTTGGGCAATCAAAGCTTCCGGAGTGATGCCCAGTTCGCGGGCTTTCACCATGATCGGGGTGCCGTGAGTGTCGTCTGCACAAATGAAGACGCATTCATTGCCACGCATATTCTGAAAACGGGCCCAGAAGTCGGCCTGAAGATACTCCACTAGGTGACCCAGGTGAATGTATCCGTTTGCATAGGGAAGAGCACAGGTGATCAGAATCTTGCGTTTGTCGTTCATTTATCGAAACTCCACATTTCCAGCTTCAAGA is from Bdellovibrio bacteriovorus str. Tiberius and encodes:
- the metG gene encoding methionine--tRNA ligase — its product is MNDKRKILITCALPYANGYIHLGHLVEYLQADFWARFQNMRGNECVFICADDTHGTPIMVKARELGITPEALIAQSYKEHTQDFADFQVQFSHFGSTNSEENRLLCEYFYKKMQEGNHTRSQPIQQMYCNHDKMFLPDRFVKGTCPKCGAKEQYGDSCDVCASTYSPSDMKDVHCSLCGTAPVMKDSESIFFKLNDFKQYLEEWIPKHCSSEISKKMLEWFNEDLKDLDISRDEPYFGFAIPGTNNKKFFYVWVDAPMGYMSTTEQWAKSQGKTLKDIWQDPNREIYHFIGKDIARFHTIFWPAFLKAAEFRSPNQVFVHGHLMVNGEKMSKSKGTFIAARTYLNHLNPEYLRYYYSTKLSSSVDDIDLNLEDFTNRVNSELVGKITNLGSRGGQMLKKKMDGKMSVPDAEGKKLIEHGQKTAESIAAHYEARDFAKALGEIRGLADDANKYFDEKAPWKTLEADPEGTKQVITTTLNMFRMLAIYLKPVLPFYSQKVAKLLGENDYVWSDLNTVLTNREINDYEHLATRIEADKVKAMIEEGRKINEEIQAAKKAASTAKPAAAAAAPAATATVGDRPAEIEFADFDKVDLRIGQVIEAEEIKEADKLLRLKIDIGEGQIRQIISGIKAAYKPEQLVGRKVLVCVNLKPRKMKFGMSEGMVLAAGTGGSDLFVLSADDGAQVGQRVK